One region of Flavobacterium sp. KACC 22763 genomic DNA includes:
- a CDS encoding alpha-amylase family glycosyl hydrolase has protein sequence MKNTSFILMLLCCFSLAINAKNTEVYPTNWWVGMKTNSIQLLIRSTDDSFTTDKININYPGIAINKTYSFPNSKYIAVDITISPETAAGDVIIELNQKSGKQKIKWPIYNRRAGNGIQYAQGVTSSDFIELIMVDRFSNGDTANDKIKGMRDQSLNRKEMYDRHGGDLQGVINNLDYIQGLGVTALWFTPVMENDMEKRTEHGYAITNHYKIDRRYGGDAMYEKLSNQLHSRGMKLIFDAVYNHIGSFHFLELDPPANDWVHRWPEYTQTNYREIPLFDPYGTKSDKKKMSDGWFDKIMPDINQDNPFMANFIIQNCIWHIEKFGIDGVRLDTYTYNDLNFANRCNKAIMDEFPKISIFGEIMVHGVANQAYFEQNNIDTPFKSNLPSVVDFQSLYYGIIPALTEPFGWKGGVNQLYYTLSSDFLSKNPMQKVLLLDNHDEARFFSLMGENAEKQKIGFQWLLTCRGIPQLYYGSEVLMKGFKNPDGLLRADFPGGWKEDEKNAFTGKGMTDDEKSTQELVRKLANFRKNASAIKTGKMMHYTPVDGLYVYFRYDDSQTIMCVMNTSNSEKEIDFQKYNERTAGFASAKNVITEEKISTSQKTVIPATKMWVLELSK, from the coding sequence ATGAAGAATACCTCTTTTATTTTAATGTTGCTATGCTGCTTTTCTTTAGCAATTAATGCTAAAAATACAGAAGTTTATCCAACAAATTGGTGGGTAGGAATGAAGACCAATTCCATTCAATTATTAATTCGAAGTACTGATGACTCTTTTACTACAGATAAAATCAACATCAATTATCCGGGAATAGCGATAAACAAAACTTATTCCTTTCCAAATTCAAAATACATTGCGGTAGATATTACTATTTCACCCGAAACTGCTGCTGGTGATGTAATTATTGAATTGAATCAAAAATCTGGGAAACAGAAAATAAAATGGCCTATATACAACCGAAGAGCTGGTAACGGAATACAATATGCTCAGGGAGTGACTTCCAGCGACTTTATCGAATTGATTATGGTTGATCGCTTTAGTAATGGAGATACTGCCAATGATAAAATCAAAGGAATGCGTGACCAGTCCCTTAATCGAAAAGAAATGTATGATCGTCATGGAGGAGATTTGCAAGGTGTGATTAATAATCTGGACTATATTCAGGGGCTTGGAGTTACAGCATTGTGGTTTACTCCGGTTATGGAAAATGATATGGAGAAAAGAACTGAGCATGGTTACGCAATTACAAATCATTACAAAATTGATCGAAGATATGGAGGAGATGCGATGTATGAAAAATTGAGCAATCAGCTTCACTCAAGAGGAATGAAGCTTATTTTTGATGCAGTTTATAATCACATCGGATCGTTTCATTTTCTAGAATTAGATCCTCCTGCAAATGACTGGGTTCACCGCTGGCCAGAATATACTCAAACCAATTATAGAGAAATCCCGCTTTTTGATCCTTACGGAACAAAATCTGACAAAAAGAAAATGAGCGATGGCTGGTTTGATAAAATAATGCCAGACATTAATCAAGATAATCCGTTTATGGCCAATTTCATTATCCAAAATTGCATTTGGCATATTGAAAAGTTTGGTATTGATGGAGTTCGCCTTGATACTTATACCTATAATGACCTGAATTTTGCCAACCGCTGCAACAAAGCTATAATGGATGAGTTTCCTAAGATTTCCATTTTTGGCGAAATCATGGTGCACGGGGTAGCAAATCAGGCTTATTTTGAGCAGAATAATATAGATACACCGTTCAAAAGCAATTTGCCTTCAGTTGTAGATTTTCAGAGTCTGTATTACGGAATCATTCCAGCTTTGACAGAACCTTTTGGGTGGAAAGGCGGAGTCAATCAATTGTATTATACTTTGAGCAGTGATTTTTTGAGTAAAAATCCAATGCAGAAAGTATTGCTTTTGGACAATCATGACGAGGCTCGATTTTTTTCATTAATGGGAGAAAATGCAGAAAAGCAAAAAATTGGGTTTCAGTGGCTGCTGACCTGCAGAGGAATTCCACAGCTATATTATGGTTCTGAAGTTTTGATGAAGGGATTTAAAAATCCAGATGGCTTACTAAGAGCTGATTTTCCAGGAGGATGGAAAGAAGATGAGAAAAATGCTTTTACAGGAAAAGGAATGACTGATGACGAAAAATCGACACAGGAATTGGTTCGCAAGCTGGCTAATTTTAGAAAAAATGCATCAGCAATCAAAACGGGAAAAATGATGCACTATACGCCTGTAGATGGCTTATATGTTTATTTTAGATATGATGACAGCCAAACAATAATGTGTGTGATGAATACAAGCAATTCTGAAAAAGAAATTGATTTTCAAAAATATAATGAAAGGACAGCCGGTTTTGCTTCTGCTAAAAATGTTATTACAGAAGAAAAAATTTCGACTTCTCAAAAAACAGTTATTCCAGCAACAAAAATGTGGGTTCTGGAATTAAGTAAATAA
- a CDS encoding Fic family protein: MKYLSVVEFAKKLNLSERTVRNYCSTGKLKGAFLTGKTWNIPEDAVIPKKENRKAGANILLDILKEQKNMKLKGGIYHRTQIDLTYNSNKIEGSRLTHDQTRYIFETNTIGASKESVNVDDIIETSNHFRCIDFIIEKANNKLTESIIKELHFLLKSGTSDSGKDWFNVGEYKRMPNEVGGNETCPPKEVSQKMKELLTDYHAIKDKNIEDIIDFHYKFEIIHPFQDGNGRVGRLIIFKECLANSIVPFIIDEQLKLFYYRGLQEWTNVKEYLMDTCLTAQDNYKSVLDYFEIPYK; the protein is encoded by the coding sequence ATGAAATATCTTTCAGTAGTAGAATTTGCAAAAAAACTGAATCTGTCTGAAAGGACAGTTCGCAATTATTGCTCTACAGGGAAATTAAAAGGGGCGTTCCTAACCGGTAAAACTTGGAATATTCCTGAAGATGCAGTAATCCCTAAAAAAGAAAATAGAAAAGCAGGTGCAAATATTTTATTGGACATTCTAAAAGAACAAAAGAATATGAAGCTGAAAGGCGGCATCTATCACCGGACACAAATTGATTTAACCTATAATTCAAATAAAATTGAAGGAAGTCGGCTAACTCATGACCAGACAAGATATATTTTTGAAACCAATACAATTGGAGCATCTAAAGAAAGCGTCAATGTAGATGACATTATTGAAACTTCCAATCACTTTCGATGCATCGATTTTATTATTGAAAAAGCAAATAATAAGCTTACCGAATCCATTATAAAAGAACTCCATTTTTTATTAAAGTCCGGAACTTCCGATAGCGGAAAAGATTGGTTTAATGTTGGGGAATATAAAAGAATGCCCAATGAAGTTGGAGGCAATGAAACCTGTCCCCCTAAAGAAGTTTCTCAAAAGATGAAAGAACTGCTGACGGATTACCATGCGATTAAAGATAAAAATATCGAGGACATCATTGATTTCCATTATAAATTCGAAATCATACATCCTTTTCAGGATGGGAATGGCCGTGTGGGAAGGCTAATTATTTTCAAGGAGTGCCTAGCCAACAGTATAGTGCCATTCATAATAGATGAACAGCTTAAGCTTTTCTATTACAGAGGGCTCCAGGAATGGACTAATGTAAAAGAATATCTGATGGATACCTGCCTTACTGCGCAAGATAATTACAAATCGGTTCTCGACTATTTTGAAATACCATACAAGTAA
- a CDS encoding phosphotransferase — translation MTDKFPTINSTLSPNELGKLIQQKYELSDNTECSIFRLAMNHLYIIHDNEMKYVFRVYTCNWRTKLEIEEELKLLLHLKETNRQVAYPIADKFSEYIQEIEAPEGKRFGVLFSYAKGAKTAKFSHQTSFLIGQALAKVHLSTEKFELNRISYNNDNLLAIPVLRIKKFFNKNISEIQFLEKLSAFLMLKIGSIDKQKTRYGSVHLDVWFDNLHIDDEKEITFFDFDFCGNGYLCFDISYFLFQLLSTNLNEEEYQIKAESFLKGYETVTEICAEEKKLLPFACLAIMAYYISIQCDRFEYWTNIFLNEDHLKRMVGNMKRWIAYNKIEIDSDC, via the coding sequence ATGACAGATAAATTTCCAACAATAAATAGCACACTATCACCGAATGAACTTGGAAAACTTATTCAGCAAAAATATGAGCTAAGCGACAACACTGAATGCAGCATATTTCGACTTGCAATGAACCATTTATACATTATTCATGACAACGAAATGAAATACGTTTTTAGAGTTTACACATGTAATTGGCGTACAAAATTAGAAATTGAAGAAGAATTGAAACTTTTGCTTCACTTAAAGGAAACCAACCGACAAGTTGCTTATCCGATTGCAGATAAATTCAGCGAATACATTCAAGAAATTGAAGCACCTGAAGGAAAAAGATTTGGTGTTTTATTTTCATATGCCAAAGGAGCAAAGACAGCAAAATTTTCACATCAAACAAGTTTTCTAATTGGACAAGCATTAGCAAAAGTTCATCTATCTACAGAAAAGTTCGAACTAAATAGAATATCTTATAATAATGATAACTTGCTTGCGATACCTGTTCTTAGAATAAAAAAATTCTTTAATAAAAACATTAGTGAAATTCAATTTTTAGAAAAACTATCTGCATTTTTAATGCTAAAAATTGGCAGTATTGATAAACAAAAAACGAGATATGGAAGTGTTCATCTTGACGTTTGGTTTGACAATTTACACATTGATGACGAAAAAGAAATAACATTTTTTGACTTTGACTTTTGTGGCAACGGTTATCTATGTTTTGACATTTCTTATTTCCTTTTTCAGCTACTTTCAACTAATTTGAACGAAGAAGAGTATCAGATAAAAGCAGAAAGCTTTTTAAAAGGTTACGAAACTGTAACAGAAATTTGTGCCGAAGAAAAAAAGCTTCTGCCTTTTGCTTGTTTAGCAATTATGGCCTACTACATTAGTATTCAATGTGACAGATTTGAATATTGGACAAATATATTCTTGAATGAAGACCATTTGAAAAGAATGGTTGGAAATATGAAACGATGGATTGCTTACAACAAAATTGAAATAGATAGTGATTGTTAA
- a CDS encoding OmpA family protein, with protein sequence MKNYTLLFLTIVSTFSFAQQAKVNSGDKKYDNYAYIDAIKTYEKVAEKGYKSEDMFKKLGNSYYFNSDFAGAAKWYGELFAMNTTVEPEYYYRYAQSLKSTGETAKANKLLDDFNVKSKNDNRGKLYKQDVNYLDVIKENSGRYKIVDAGVNSKYSDYGAFVYNNKLYFASARDTGNFTQRKHKWTGEYFTNIYNADINPESGIATKVNKFKSAINTKFHEASPVFTRDGKTVYFTRNNYLNGKKGKDENKTTFIKIYKATLDKDNKWSTITELPFNSNTYSVAHPALSPDEKTLYFASDMPGTIGQSDLFKVAINSDGGFGTPENLGNVINTEGKETFPFVTSENEIYFSSDGHPGLGGLDVFVGNIGKDGKISNIQNIGSDVNSPKDDFAYSIDPISRKGYFSSNKDGGHGSDDIYSFLETRRLNCIQELYGVITDVQTGAVLPETKVTLFDDQMIVKNSIVSDNSGNYSFPVECGKKYSVRAEQADYNTKEVGVTIEKTSGKTNLPIALEKSTCRVTVGDDLGKCFGIKMIYFDLDKSDIRYEAALDLEKILAVLQEYPKMKLDIRSHTDSRATHKYNEALSNRRAKSTISWLVKNGISSDRLTGRGYGETQLVNTCSDGVPCTEEEHQANRRSEFIITAL encoded by the coding sequence ATGAAAAATTATACATTACTTTTCCTTACCATAGTAAGTACTTTTTCCTTTGCACAGCAAGCTAAGGTAAATTCAGGAGATAAAAAATACGATAATTACGCTTACATCGATGCGATAAAAACGTATGAAAAAGTGGCTGAGAAGGGATACAAGTCTGAGGATATGTTCAAAAAGCTAGGAAACTCTTATTATTTTAATTCCGATTTCGCAGGTGCTGCAAAATGGTATGGCGAGTTATTTGCAATGAATACAACTGTTGAACCCGAATATTATTACAGGTATGCACAATCATTAAAATCGACCGGCGAAACTGCCAAAGCAAACAAGTTGTTGGATGATTTTAATGTTAAATCAAAAAATGATAACAGGGGCAAACTTTACAAACAAGACGTAAATTATTTAGATGTCATAAAAGAGAATTCCGGAAGATATAAAATTGTAGATGCGGGGGTTAACAGCAAGTACTCTGATTATGGGGCATTTGTTTACAACAACAAGCTTTATTTTGCTTCTGCCAGAGATACAGGAAATTTTACACAGCGAAAGCATAAATGGACCGGCGAATATTTTACTAATATCTATAATGCCGATATTAATCCTGAATCTGGAATCGCGACAAAAGTAAATAAGTTTAAATCCGCAATAAATACCAAATTCCACGAAGCTTCTCCTGTTTTTACGCGTGATGGAAAAACAGTTTATTTCACTAGAAATAATTACCTCAACGGAAAAAAGGGTAAAGATGAGAACAAAACTACCTTTATAAAAATCTATAAAGCCACATTAGATAAAGATAATAAATGGTCAACTATCACCGAACTTCCTTTTAACAGCAATACATACAGCGTGGCGCATCCTGCATTGAGTCCAGATGAAAAAACACTTTATTTTGCGTCTGACATGCCCGGGACAATCGGACAATCTGATTTATTCAAAGTGGCTATCAATTCAGATGGAGGATTTGGCACACCGGAAAATCTTGGAAATGTAATTAATACTGAAGGAAAAGAAACGTTTCCATTTGTAACCAGCGAAAATGAAATTTATTTTTCTTCTGACGGACATCCTGGTTTGGGAGGATTGGATGTTTTTGTAGGGAATATTGGCAAAGATGGCAAAATAAGCAATATTCAAAATATAGGTTCCGATGTTAATTCTCCAAAGGATGATTTTGCTTATTCAATTGATCCGATATCACGTAAGGGGTATTTTAGTTCAAATAAAGATGGAGGACATGGTTCTGATGACATCTACAGTTTCTTAGAAACTAGAAGACTTAATTGCATCCAGGAACTTTATGGCGTTATAACCGATGTTCAAACGGGAGCAGTTCTGCCTGAAACCAAGGTCACTTTGTTTGACGATCAAATGATAGTCAAGAATAGTATAGTTTCAGACAATTCAGGAAATTATTCATTCCCTGTCGAATGTGGCAAAAAATATAGTGTAAGAGCAGAGCAAGCGGATTATAATACGAAAGAAGTTGGCGTTACGATTGAAAAAACAAGTGGCAAAACCAATCTTCCCATAGCTTTAGAAAAGTCAACTTGCAGAGTCACTGTGGGAGATGACTTAGGTAAATGCTTTGGAATCAAAATGATCTATTTTGATTTGGATAAATCTGATATCAGGTATGAAGCGGCTTTAGATTTAGAAAAAATACTGGCCGTTTTGCAAGAATATCCAAAAATGAAATTGGATATACGTTCGCATACAGACAGCAGGGCAACACATAAATACAATGAAGCTTTGTCAAATCGAAGAGCAAAATCTACAATTAGCTGGCTGGTTAAAAACGGTATTTCTTCTGATCGATTAACGGGAAGAGGTTATGGGGAGACACAACTTGTCAATACATGCTCAGATGGTGTTCCGTGCACCGAAGAAGAACATCAAGCCAATAGACGAAGCGAATTTATTATTACTGCTTTGTAA
- a CDS encoding PorP/SprF family type IX secretion system membrane protein: MRKKLLFYIFLFGYCGSYAQQDAQFTQYMYNTININPAYAGSRGVLSIFALHRDQWVGLDGAPKTNTISVNTPINNSNIGLGVSLVNDKIGPTNENEFSVDLSYTIPTSEIWKLSFGIKGSVDVFNLDASKLNPENQGDPQFQNLDSDVSPNVGAGIYWHSDRAYIGLSVPNFIQTNRYDDNDVAIYKDKINYYLIGGYVFNFSQEIKFKPALLTKMVEGAPLQVDVSANFLFFEKLTLGVAYRWDAAVSAMAGFQITDGLYIGYGYDQETTKLKNYNSGSHEIFLRYEFFINNGKITTPRFF; the protein is encoded by the coding sequence ATGAGGAAAAAATTACTTTTTTACATATTTCTATTTGGATATTGCGGCAGTTATGCACAGCAGGATGCGCAGTTTACGCAATATATGTATAACACAATAAACATAAATCCTGCCTATGCTGGTTCTCGCGGCGTGCTGAGCATTTTTGCTTTGCATCGTGACCAATGGGTAGGATTGGATGGTGCACCAAAAACAAATACAATTTCTGTAAACACTCCGATAAACAATAGCAATATTGGGCTTGGCGTATCTTTAGTCAACGACAAAATCGGGCCTACAAATGAGAATGAGTTTTCTGTAGATTTATCTTATACTATTCCCACCTCAGAAATATGGAAACTCTCTTTCGGGATAAAAGGTTCAGTAGACGTCTTTAATCTTGATGCAAGCAAACTAAACCCAGAAAATCAAGGCGATCCTCAATTTCAAAACTTAGACAGCGATGTATCTCCCAATGTAGGAGCCGGAATTTATTGGCATTCAGATCGAGCTTATATTGGTTTGTCTGTCCCCAACTTTATTCAAACCAACAGATATGACGACAATGATGTAGCAATTTATAAAGACAAAATAAATTACTACTTGATAGGCGGTTACGTTTTCAATTTTTCTCAGGAAATAAAATTTAAACCGGCATTGTTGACAAAAATGGTGGAAGGAGCACCGCTTCAAGTCGATGTATCCGCTAATTTTTTATTCTTTGAAAAATTGACTTTAGGAGTTGCCTATCGTTGGGACGCCGCCGTGAGTGCTATGGCAGGTTTTCAGATTACAGATGGGTTATATATTGGTTATGGTTATGATCAGGAAACAACTAAATTAAAAAATTATAATTCGGGATCGCATGAAATATTTCTGCGCTATGAATTCTTCATAAATAATGGAAAAATCACAACTCCTCGTTTCTTCTAA
- a CDS encoding DUF6965 family protein, with translation MNHEEIKRYFEHNPPPKEVRLTPWANITDTQVFLRSCYSTIRNFSGPVERCPAFWHLRDFYLLMKKAQQQPAATEENPIGEENITQQNSSPQTDQ, from the coding sequence ATGAACCATGAAGAGATAAAACGCTATTTTGAGCATAATCCCCCGCCCAAGGAAGTAAGATTGACTCCTTGGGCCAATATCACAGATACCCAGGTGTTTCTAAGGAGCTGCTATTCCACCATCAGAAACTTCAGCGGCCCTGTGGAGAGATGCCCCGCCTTCTGGCACCTGAGGGATTTCTATCTTCTAATGAAAAAAGCGCAGCAGCAGCCGGCTGCAACAGAAGAGAATCCGATAGGGGAAGAAAATATCACCCAGCAGAACAGCAGCCCGCAGACAGACCAATAG